One Paroedura picta isolate Pp20150507F chromosome 3, Ppicta_v3.0, whole genome shotgun sequence genomic window carries:
- the LOC143832292 gene encoding uncharacterized protein LOC143832292 — protein MMPSRRTCVSSATLPLMGPIRACRPGALLAKADIQSAFRLLPIHPEDFDLLGIEYGGRWYVDKTMPMGCSIACAAFEAFSSFLEWAVRRRGRFREITHFLDDFLIAGRGGTDSCARRLGVFQAVAAELGVPLAQDKTEGPATQLTYLGIQLDSVAGTSSLPLEKVRALSGLLGEMSERRKCTLKEMQVLLGHLNFVCKVVAPGRAFCARLAHATRGLSKPHHRMRISHGIREDLRTWQEFIGHFNGVSLWQEDIRLRGDLQVHSDAAGGAGFGVLYRDRWCAKQWPAWWGAELLRDLTFLEFFPLVVAVVLWREEFRNKRVLFWCDNQAAVRILNKQTAKSARIMCLVRRLVLVGLEANITFRARHVAGVNNVFADSLSRLQVRKFHMLAPQARRDPDDFPDAFWDLRAD, from the coding sequence ATGATGCCATCCCGCCGGACTTGTGTTTCGTCCGCTACGCTTCCTTTGATGGGGCCGATTCGAGCCTGCCGTCCAGGGGCACTCCTAGCAAAAGCCGACATTCAGTCTGCGTTCCGGCTGCTTCCCATTCATCCAGAGGACTTCGATCTGCTGGGGATCGAGTATGGAGGCCGCTGGTATGTAGACAAGACTATGCCTATGGGGTGCTCCATAGCATGTGCGGCCTTCGAGGCCTTTAGCTCGTTTCTGGAATGGGCGGTACGGCGCAGGGGGCGGTTTCGGGAAATCACGCACTTCCTGGATGATTTCCTGATTGCCGGGCGCGGGGGGACCGATTCTTGCGCTAGGCGGCTGGGGGTCTTCCAGGCCGTGGCGGCGGAGTTGGGCGTCCCCTTGGCCCAGGACAAGACAGAGGGCCCGGCCACACAGCTCACTTACCTGGGGATTCAGCTAGACTCGGTGGCTGGGACTTCCAGCCTTCCTTTGGAGAAAGTTAGGGCCCTAAGTGGGTTACTGGGGGAAATGTCTGAACGAAGGAAATGCACTCTAAAGGAAATGCAAGTGCTTCTGGGCCACCTGAACTTTGTGTGCAAGGTGGTGGCCCCGGGCAGGGCCTTTTGTGCCCGATTGGCTCACGCCACCAGGGGACTAAGCAAGCCGCACCATCGCATGCGTATCTCTCACGGGATTCGTGAGGATCTGCGAACGTGGCAGGAATTTATCGGCCACTTCAATGGCGTGTCCTTGTGGCAAGAGGATATACGCCTACGAGGGGACCTCCAGGTGCATTCCGATGCGGCTGGAGGAGCCGGATTTGGGGTCCTGTATAGGGATCGCTGGTGCGCCAAGCAGTGGCCGGCTTGGTGGGGGGCGGAGCTGCTGAGGGATCTCACCTTTTTGGAATTTTTCCCGCTGGTAGTGGCGGTGGTCCTCTGGCGGGAGGAATTCCGGAATAAGAGGGTGctgttctggtgtgacaaccaggcagcGGTCCGGATCTTGAACAAGCAAACGGCGAAGTCCGCAAGGATCATGTGTTTAGTACGCCGCCTGGTTCTGGTTGGCCTGGAGGCCAATATTACTTTTCGGGCCAGGCATGTCGCGGGCGTAAATAACGTGTTTGCTGACAGTTTGTCTCGCCTGCAGGTCAGAAAGTTTCACATGCTTGCTCCTCAGGCTCGGCGAGACCCGGACGACTTCCCGGATGCCTTCTGGGACCTTAGAGCGGACTGA